A genomic window from Elaeis guineensis isolate ETL-2024a chromosome 3, EG11, whole genome shotgun sequence includes:
- the LOC105041364 gene encoding probable calcium-binding protein CML13 isoform X1: MASVQSRIGSRRETPRGRHHGLSQQKRQEIKEAFELFDTDNSGTIDAKELNVAMRALGFEMTEEQINQMIAEVDKDGSGAIDFDEFVYMMTAKIGERDFEEQLLKAFHIIDQDNNGKISDVDIQRVAKELGENFTPAEIREMIAEADRNGENFFLSNLQWNPWMFSRVMEKLILMSLSG; encoded by the exons ATG GCAAGTGTTCAGTCTAGGATAGGGTCTAGAAGAGAAACCCCAAGAGGACGTCATCATGGTTTAAGTCAACAAAAGAGGCAAGAGATAAAAGAAGCATTCGAACTCTTTGATACAGATAATTCTG GGACTATCGATGCCAAAGAGCTGAATGTTGCAATGAG GGCCTTGGGTTTTGAAATGACAGAAGAG CAAATTAATCAGATGATTGCTGAGGTAGACAAAGATGGCAGTGGtgcaattgattttgatgaatttgTATACATGATGACAGCTAAGATTGGAGAAAGGGATTTTGAGGAACAACTGTTGAAAGCTTTTCACATTATTGACCAAGATAACAAT GGAAAGATATCTGATGTTGATATCCAGCGTGTTGCCAAAGAGTTGGGGGAAAACTTCACTCCTGCAGAGATCAGAGAGATGATTGCAGAAGCAGACCGCAATGGTGAGAATTTTTTCCTTTCGAATCTACAGTGGAATCCTTGGATGTTCTCTCGG